The DNA sequence CTGAAGCACCTTATGAATGGGTTACTCACGAAGTTGTTATTACTCCAGATGAAGTTGCTTTCGCTATTATGGGTCATAGAAAAATTCCTGGTAATTATAATGATACAACAATCATAAATGATGTGTCTAACTTAGGACAGGAAAAAGAATGGGGAAATACAGGAACAAGAGAAAAACCAACAGGACTTGCTGTAGTAAATATTAAAACAAAAGAAATGTTTATAGCAGGTCAAATAACATACGGTAGTGGTTTCTGGCATGTTGCTGGTTCTTCCGATGGACGATTTTTAGCAGGCGATAATTTTGAAAGAGAAATTTATTTAATAGACAGACAAACTCATGAAATGATTTTACTTTCTGCTGGTCATAAAACTACTGCAAGAGATCATCCCCATCCTTCTTTTAGTCCAGATGGCACTAAAATTTTAATCCAATCTGCAATGCTTTCTGAAGATGGAAGATCAATGAATCTTTGCATTATCCCTGTTCCTGATGAATGTTTAAAACGGAATTACAAAAAATAAATTATAAAATAGAATAAGGAGGATTAACCGTGAAACAAATTGTTTTTCTCATAATTATTTTCTTTTTGAACTTAATTTCTTTTGCACAAAATGATATTGATGAAATTGTAGTAAGAAGAGTAGCTGATTATATTCTTGAACATGGAGAGTTAGGTTTCAAAGATATTAATACTGGAAAAATCTATAAATCAACTAAAGAAGTACCAGATGGGGCACAGCTTAGATTCTTAAATCCATTTGGTGAGTGGCATTATACAAATGGTGTTTTGAATATGGCATTAATAAACTTATCTAATCTTATGGGTGATAAGAAATATGCAGACTATGCAGCATCGCACATAGCTTTTGGAATGGATAATTATAAATATTTTCAAGCTCGTTATAATAAAGAAAAAGATGGACCACATTACATGTTCCCATTTGGTCAACTCTGGACTATGCGTGAACTGGATGACTGTGGTGCTATGGGAGCCAGCATGATGGATGTTTACGAATTTGTTAAACGTAAAGATTATAAAGAATATATTGAAAATGCTGCTAAACATATTACAGAAAGACAGGAACGTTTGGATGATGGAACATTGGTTCGAACATTCCCCTACAAAATGACTTTATGGGCAGATGATTTATATATGAGTGTTCCATTTCTTGCAAGAATGGGAAAATTTTCAGGTGATAAAAAATATTGGGACGATGCAATTCTCCAAATCAAAAATTTTTCAAAATATCTATGGGATGAAAATAAAGAACTATACTGGCATTGTTATTATTCCGATTTGAAACGTAATGGTGTTGCACATTGGGGTAGATGTAATGGTTGGGTGATGATGGCTAAAGTGCATCTTTTAAACTTCTTACCAGAAAATTATCCAGGTAGAGAAGAAGTAATTAAAGATCTCGAAAGACAAATTTTAGGTATTGCAAAATATCAAAGCAAAGAAGGATTATGGCATCAGTTGCTTGATAAAGAAGATTCTTACTTAGAGTCTTCTTGCACAGCAATGTTTGTTTATTC is a window from the Rosettibacter firmus genome containing:
- a CDS encoding glycoside hydrolase family 88/105 protein, which codes for MKQIVFLIIIFFLNLISFAQNDIDEIVVRRVADYILEHGELGFKDINTGKIYKSTKEVPDGAQLRFLNPFGEWHYTNGVLNMALINLSNLMGDKKYADYAASHIAFGMDNYKYFQARYNKEKDGPHYMFPFGQLWTMRELDDCGAMGASMMDVYEFVKRKDYKEYIENAAKHITERQERLDDGTLVRTFPYKMTLWADDLYMSVPFLARMGKFSGDKKYWDDAILQIKNFSKYLWDENKELYWHCYYSDLKRNGVAHWGRCNGWVMMAKVHLLNFLPENYPGREEVIKDLERQILGIAKYQSKEGLWHQLLDKEDSYLESSCTAMFVYSIARAVNQGWIDKRYASIAIKGWEGLKAHKIQLDGQVKDICVGTGIEDNLVFYYERPARLNEKHGLGAVIDAGIEIIKLKKTLNQK